One Aegilops tauschii subsp. strangulata cultivar AL8/78 chromosome 7, Aet v6.0, whole genome shotgun sequence genomic window carries:
- the LOC109769407 gene encoding uncharacterized protein, with amino-acid sequence MSVSCGLECVLCVGCVRWMWKRLTYIGAYDSETWPPASPDDFEPVPRICQIIMAVSDDLDNPKLMPATRGYTQIDGAGVHKRTTYDEVGTACPPYIVYVDRRRNEVVLAVRGLNLVRNADYKVLMDNKLGMQMFDGGYVHHGLLKAAQFILERETETLRELLRQQGPDCKLIFAGHSLGSGIAALMTVLVVNNRKAFGNIPRSHIRCYALAPARCMSLNLAVKYADVIYSIVLQDDFLPRTPTPLEYIFGSIFCLPCLLFLFCLRDTFKQDKKKFKDPRRLYAPGRMYHIVERKFCSCARYPPEVRTAIPVEGRFEHIVLSCSTTADHGIIWIERESALALELMKEKEKATTPPAEQKMERLQSFKEEHKNALHRAKTLDVPHAIDISKEETHEGACPASSSDTHSETTSSEPKSAGRTSWDELVDKLFTRDDDGKLIVNRDMVARDVAIE; translated from the exons ATGTCGGTGTCGTGCGGGCTGGAGTGCGTGCTGTGCGTGGGGTGCGTGCGCTGGATGTGGAAGCGCCTCACCTACATCGGCGCCTACGACAGCGAGACCTGGCCGCCCGCCTCGCCCGACGACTTCGAGCCCGTCCCGCGCATCTGCCAGATCATCATGGCCGTCTCCGACGACCTCGACAACCCCAAGCTCATGCCGGCCACCCGCGGCTACACCCAGATCGACGGCGCCGGCGTCCACAAGCGCACCACCTACGACGAGGTCGGCACCGCCTGCCCGCCCTACATCGTCTACGTCGACCGCCGCCGCAACGAGGTCGTCCTCGCCGTCCGCGGCCTCAACCTCGTCCGCAACGCCGACTACAAG GTCCTGATGGACAACAAGCTCGGGATGCAGATGTTCGACGGCGGCTACGTGCACCACGGGCTTCTCAAGGCGGCCCAGTTCATACTGGAGAGGGAGACGGAGACGCTGCGGGAGCTGCTGCGCCAGCAGGGGCCCGACTGCAAGCTCATCTTCGCGGGCCACTCGCTCGGCTCCGGCATCGCCGCGCTCATGACGGTGCTGGTGGTCAACAACCGCAAGGCGTTCGGCAATATACCCAGGAGCCACATACGGTGCTACGCGCTCGCGCCCGCCCGGTGCATGTCGCTCAATCTCGCCGTCAAGTACGCCGACGTGATCTACTCTATCGTGCTGCAG GATGATTTTTTGCCAAGAACACCAACACCATTGGAATATATTTTCGGCTCTATATTCTG CTTGCCCTGCTTGTTATTCCTGTTTTGCTTGAGAGATACATTTAAACAAGACAAGAAGAAGTTTAAAGATCCAAGAAGATTGTATGCTCCTGGTCGGATGTATCATATCGTCGAGAGGAAATTTTGCAG CTGCGCAAGATACCCACCTGAGGTGAGAACTGCTATTCCAGTGGAAGGGCGGTTTGAGCATATTGTGTTATCGTGCAGTACCACTGCTGATCATGGCATTATTTGGATTGAGCGAGAATCCGCCTTGGCTTTAGAG CTAATGAAGGAAAAGGAGAAGGCAACAACTCCGCCTGCTGAACAAAAGATGGAGAGATTGCAAAGTTTCAAGGAAGAACACAAGAATGCGCTCCACAGGGCGAAAACCTTGGATGTTCCTCACGCGATAGACATCTCTAAAGAGGAAACCCATGAGGGCGCTTGCCCTGCGTCATCTTCCGACACTCACAGCGAGACGACTTCATCAGAACCGAAATCTGCAGGAAGGACCAGTTGGGATGAGCTGGTTGACAAGCTTTTCACCAGGGATGACGATGGGAAGCTTATTGTGAACAGGGACATGGTGGCGAGGGACGTTGCCATCGAGTAG
- the LOC109769418 gene encoding uncharacterized protein, with product MEGLDVFQHYRLNPTDVEAVTYYLPRLIAGQLHGAEKFIHHVDIYSCEPKDLAAKIAPVPQAASSGDRFFLTTRKSKNGSKTQSVRTAAGGTWTVNATTTVRHAGVEVGERKNLSFRKKGKSTGWVMEEYKCLLPEAVVSDGVKVFCKIHLAQHPPDAARQESAAYKLQEPQREPVTASTHAQKRPAPAAAADPHPPRPNKRMRGAVPVPAPATPSFWTHGEAARAMYGPLACTNFTVQDAQVPAVAVPAAIEGASASCESTTTSSHSGVASSSDNMQRQAQAPEISSQSDVLESVKHYSQQQMIVPEAGSSIARSTSEEDVFEPLEPVSNLLDGEADGFDIEELMRMMEDDPIEAEPVTGANTGVEMGQQEPLYLDTLDQGMLDDMLQSDEPYSMWISEDRAMHDPSFHDADKQKRYNAASDLDAPSLQGQDHLFKPRPCFSDPFEAAWNAEEALEKEKRDNLHAGPLGGHNNFFSSASVH from the coding sequence ATGGAAGGGCTCGACGTCTTCCAGCACTACCGTCTGAATCCTACGGATGTGGAGGCCGTGACTTACTACCTGCCACGCCTCATCGCCGGCCAGCTGCATGGCGCCGAGAAATTCATCCACCACGTCGACATCTACAGCTGCGAGCCCAAGGATCTCGCCGCCAAGATTGCGCCCGTGCCGCAGGCCGCCAGCAGCGGCGACCGCTTCTTCCTCACCACGCGCAAGAGCAAGAACGGAAGCAAAACCCAGAGCGTGCGCACCGCCGCCGGCGGCACCTGGACCGTCAATGCTACCACGACCGTCAGACACGCGGGAGTCGAGGTCGGCGAGAGGAAGAACCTGTCGTTCAGGAAGAAGGGCAAGTCCACCGGCTGGGTCATGGAGGAGTACAAATGCTTGCTGCCAGAGGCCGTCGTCTCTGACGGGGTGAAGGTGTTCTGCAAGATCCACTTGGCTCAGCATCCTCCTGACGCGGCCCGCCAAGAATCGGCCGCGTACAAGCTTCAAGAACCGCAACGAGAGCCTGTGACTGCGAGCACGCACGCACAGAAGAGGCCAGCGCCGGCTGCCGCCGCCGATCCTCATCCGCCGCGCCCCAACAAGAGGATGCGAGGAGCAGTCCCCGTCCCGGCACCTGCCACACCGTCGTTCTGGACGCATGGTGAGGCAGCCAGAGCAATGTATGGCCCGCTGGCTTGTACCAACTTCACTGTTCAGGATGCACAAGTACCTGCTGTGGCTGTACCAGCGGCAATCGAAGGTGCTTCAGCATCATGCGAGTCCACTACAACATCCAGCCACTCCGGCGTTGCTTCTTCCTCAGATAATATGCAGCGACAAGCTCAAGCTCCTGAGATTTCCTCCCAGTCAGATGTGCTGGAGTCTGTCAAGCATTACAGCCAACAACAGATGATTGTTCCTGAGGCTGGCTCAAGCATTGCAAGGAGCACATCTGAAGAGGATGTCTTTGAGCCATTGGAGCCTGTTTCCAATTTGCTGGATGGGGAGGCTGATGGTTTTGATATTGAAGAACTAATGAGAATGATGGAAGACGACCCAATTGAAGCTGAGCCGGTCACTGGAGCCAACACTGGCGTGGAGATGGGCCAACAGGAACCTTTGTACCTGGATACCTTGGACCAAGGCATGCTGGACGACATGCTGCAGTCGGATGAACCTTACTCAATGTGGATATCAGAGGATCGGGCCATGCACGACCCTTCCTTCCATGATGCTGACAAGCAGAAGAGGTACAATGCCGCGTCTGATCTTGACGCTCCATCGCTTCAGGGACAGGACCACTTGTTCAAACCGCGGCCGTGTTTCTCCGATCCATTTGAAGCAGCGTGGAATGCCGAAGAGGCGCTCGAGAAGGAGAAGAGGGACAATCTTCACGCTGGACCGCTTGGAGGACACAACAACTTCTTCTCGTCTGCAAGTGTCCATTAA